The genomic stretch AGGGCCCTCGGCAGAGGACAGAGCGAGGCCAGAGCACTCTGGCCCTCACTGCTTTAGGTTCTGatgctggtgggggtgggaggcgcgGCAGGGAGGCCGACACCCTCCATCCCAATCCAAGGGGTCCCCGCCTAGAAGGTTCGGTGAGTGACGTTGCTCCAGCACTGTGCCATCTCAGAACCCGCGCCCCGCCCTCAGTGATCAGGGGCTTGCACGCCAGGTGTCCGGATCACCGAAAACACTCGCTGGTGGAAAGGATTTGGACAGAGGAAGGAATCGTCTCACTGTGGGTCTCAGCCACAGaatggcaagggtccaagcccTGGGTGCAGACTCCTTTGGTTCCGTGAACTCCAGGCTGGGtatcccccgcccccctcccatCTGTCTGTCTCCGCCCCCCCTCCCATCCTGCCTCTGGCCCTGGGATTGCTCCAGGCTGGTAAGGACATGGCATCCTCCTGTCTCTTAGCAGGAACCATCCCATCCTAGAAGGGGCTGCTGTTTGCTGAAGGAGGGACGATGGGGAGGGAGCTTTGGGCCCACAGAGAGCAAGGCAGCTgccccgggtgtgtgtgtgtgtgtgtgtgagagagagagagagagaacagaggctGAGGactgtcccctctccctgcaaccactgccacctcccacccATGCCCCTGAAGCACTCGGGGTTGGGGGGAGGTCTGAGGACGCGTGGTGACACCCCAGCAAGCAGCAGAGCAGGCCAGGGATGGTCAGAGACACATGGCAACGCAATGGCACTCCAAGAGATCAAAATGCATTTAATGTGGTCTATCTCATGGCTACGTCTTTAGATACCACTATGTATTGAAAATAACATGGAAATTCTCCGGTTTCACCATTTAAAATAGATTTGACATTCTGTGACCTCACGCAGGGCAGACGCCCTGGGCGGGCGGGGGGCTCCTGAAAGCGGCTCCTTCCCGccgccacctccccccaccccccagccccctgggctgggcagggaccagGCAGCACAGCACCAGCAGGGGTTCAGGGGGCAGCCGGTGTCCCGGGGGCTCGCAGAAGCCGCACGTGGCCGCCTCCCCGCTGacatacgtgcacacacacccctggacccacacacacccacaacacacatacacaaacacacacacacgctcccacGCGTGTTCACATGGACCAACATCCACCCCCTCCGACACACGCCTGCCTTCAGATGCTTCAAGCGGACACACATGCCCCTGTGGACACGCCTGTGGGTTAACACATACGCGCATGTCCCACCCAGAGTCAGTCACATGCGACATGGCAAATgcaggacacacacatacacacacacacacacttcactcCCCCGGGGGGCCAAGGCACCCTTGCTCCTGCCGGCACACGCGGCCTCTCCCATTCACCCTCCCCGCTTCCAGTGCACTGGAGAGAGAGCCTATTTTGGTCTTTAGCACaagcaatgaataaataaatatataaataaataaataccgggaagggggcaaaaaaaaaaatggcaggagAGTTTGAAACCCAGCATGTGCCCTGATCCAGCGGCTGTGCTCcctcctgcaggggctgggcagggaggcagggcctgAGGCAGCCCCGGGTcctggagaaggagagggagtaggaggctGCCCACTCAAACCCAAGGGACAGCTGTCCAGGGCCACCTGTCCCTCCCACGTGGaccccacctgcaccccacagggcTAAGGCTGAGAAAGGCAATCCGGCGTGGGAACTGGGGGCCAGGTCTGGGAGCCAAGACATGCCAATGCTGAGGCTAAACTTCCCAGGGGACAGAGCAAGGCAGGTGCCTCAGCCAAGGGACCtcagggtgggggctgctgggtctctaggtccccccaccccaccccagccccgtcCTCAGGGAGGAGGCCAAGAGGGGCCGGAGCCCTAGTCCATGCCACACCTTCTCTGCCCCCTGAGTGTCCCCACTATGGCCACAGAGTCCTTGGTGCCCCTTCTGGCTCTGCGCTGTCTTGGGGAGCACACGGCTGGCTCCACCCCAAGTCTCCATCAGCTACCAGCAACACAACAGGGCCAGCAAAGCCAGTGACAAGGGGGACCCTGCAGCCTGAGCCCAAAGTCTTTGTTCCACTGTGGATGTGGAAATGAGTGTGACCCcgccccctgctcccctgccccttccccccacTCCATGAAGccagtggggaggggaaggggaggagctaAAGGTCACCTAAGATCTTTCCTCTGCCAGTcagcaccagggcagggccatgcCCCCTGGGCTCGCCTGTAATGCCCCAGGTGTGGGTAAGGGGATATGGCCCTGTGCCAGATAGGCCCAAGCCCCTGTCACCTTCCCAGGGCGCACAGAGGGCCGGCAGGGACTTGGGGGCAGCGGGAGGGACGGACGGATGAGGCAGATAAAAACAGAAGCAACTGGAGCCGGACAACCCGGAGTGTCTAAGGCACGACTCACACTGGGAGCCCAGGGGGGGGGACGGGGACTGATCCACTTCCTCCTAGCTGGAACCCGATTCCCGGCCCAGGGAACCCCCACCTCCCTGGATTTCCTGACCGTTCCGTTCGTCCCTGCACCAAGGGGCGGAGGCCACAGGCAGGACTGGAGAGAGAAGCAGCCTCCAGAGTCGGCTGGAGGCAGTGGACCAGCGGCACAGCAGGTGCCCTGTGCGGCCCTGAGACGCACCTCCAAGGTACAAAGTCAAATGCACAAAGATCAAGTCTGTTTCttcccagcccccacagcccatccctccccaccccctgcccagtgACATTCCAAAGCTTCCAAGTCTGGCTCTCTAACACAAACAGACCCAAGCCACGCTGTGAGCACATGGGACAGCCCCTGTCCCGGCTGCACCTGCCCCATAACGGGaatgggggtaggggtgggggtgcagaggcccgcgCAGCTTCTGGGAAAACTTTGGAGCctttatccaactccctgcatcTGGGGACTCTAATCGTCCTCTTGATCCACCCAGGAATTTAAAaagatgttggttttttttttcccaatcgcattgtcaatttgtgtgtgtgtgtgtgtgtttgtaaacaGTCTGACCCAAGCTCAGGTTGAGAAAGCCGAAAACCCGATGTTTCTCCCCAAGTTAAAAACCAGCCAGGGGCGCAGCAGCCTGTCAGCAGAGGAGACCCAGGGCCTGCCGCCCGTCCAGCCGTGGGTTGcgcctccacctgcaggcagcagccaggagctcctgtgacccggccccgccccccagccccgccccaggagCCACCTCccttggccccgccccctgcacctgccacggCCTCCCTCCCGCCAACCTCCTGAGGCTATTGCGAAGAAACGTAAAACAACTACAGCGCTACTGAGTCTGAGAAGACCCCCGGGCCCGCGCGGCCCATTCCGCTCCAACCGGGGTCCCCGCAGGGGCGGCCGCTGCGTGGGGGgacttctccccccacccctggacGCGGCGGGAGGCGGACGCTGCACACCTAGGCCCacagcaggcggcggcggcggctcagATCTCCGACTCCCGCCTGTAGGGCCGCTGCTCCAGGGCTCCTCCGCTGGGCTGCAGCCTGTCGAAGTCATGCCTGGCCTGGGGGCTGCGGCCGGCGGGGTCGGCATCCCCCTCGTCCTCCTCGTCGCGGCTCAGGAAGGCCAGCTCGTTCTCGTAGCAGAAGGAGCTGGCGCTGGGCAGCAGGAATTTGTTCTCCACCAGGTCCTTGGCGCTGCAGCGGGGCGTGGAGGGCACCTCGTAGGTCTTGTGGAAGTGCGAGTAGTCGATTTTGTACTGGTTCTTCTCCTCGAAGAGCACGGGCTCGAAGCGGTGGCCCCACAGGATCTCGTTGGCCAGGTAGGAGCTGCGGGCCTGCGTGGTCATGGCCGTGGCCTCCACCATGCCCTCGAGGATGACCACGATCTCGAAGTCGTCCGTCTCCAGGTCCTGCCGGCTGATGCCGAACAGCGGGCTGGCCTCGTCGATCTCGTGCAGGATGGTGATGGGCGAGACGAGGAAGATGCGGTCCAGGCCCTTGTCGAAGCCCACGTCGATGTCGATCTGGTCGAGCGGGATGTACTCGCCCTCCTCCGTGACCCGGGGCTTGATGAGCTGGGCCCGCACGTGCGCCTCCACGATGTGGCTCTTGCGCAGGTTGCCCACACGCCACATCAGGCAGAGCTTGCCGTCGCGCAGCGCCACCACGGCGTTGTGGCTAAACAGCAGCGTCTGCGCCCGCTTCTTGGGCCGTGCCATCTTGGCCATGATGGCTCCGATCATGAAGGAGTCGATGATACAGCCCACGATGGACTGGGCCACCACCATGAAGACGGCCACTGGGCACTCCTCCGTCACGCAGCGCAGCCCGTAGCCAATTGTGGTCTGCGTCtcgatggagaacaggaaagccGCCATGAAGCCGTGCACCTGCAGCACGCAGGGCGTGCGGCCGCGGCTCTCGGCTGGCTCCAGGTCGCCGTGCGCCACGGCGATGACCCAGAAGATGACCCCGAACAGCAGCCAGGAGGCGAGGAAGGCCAGAGAGAAGATGAGCAGCATGTAGCGCCAGCGGATGTCCACGCACGTGGTGAACATGTCAGCCAGGTAGCGCTGCGACTTCTCGTCCATGTTGGCGAACTCGATGTTGCATTGTCCGTTCTTCTTGACGAAGCGGTTGCGGCAGCGGCGCCGCGTGTGCACCTTGCCATTGCCGAAACCGTTGGCGCCGGACATGGTGACCAGGTGCAGCCCGTCCTCCTCTGAGGACACGATGCTGTAGGGGTTGGCCCGGCTGGCTGCAGTCATCCCGGGCGTCAGGGAGCCCAGGCTCGCGCCCAGGAGGGCTCCTGCAACAGAGGGGACAGTGGTctgcctggggagagggaggaggcggcCCCTCCTCTACACCCTGACCCAGGCCCTCACCCACCCCCCACACATGGAGCACCTTCTAcgcttccctccccacctcctctgctccccccccccacctcctccacctgTCCAGACCCCGCCCAGATAAAACCCTAGGTCACCTCAACTCCCCTGACTCCCACCCCctgggagggggctctgcttccaGTGTTTACTAGGATGGATCCCATCACTGCAAATCCATACTTACATAGGGGCTGCCTACAGGGACCTGTGGACGCCCCACCAGACCCTGTCCTGCCTCCTGTTCAGAGCCAGTCTCCCCTGGGACCTGGGGGACCTTCATGGGTCTACCCTGGGACCTGCCTCAAATCTCACTCCCCCTGCTACAGACACAGCCCCCAAGCTACTCCCCAGAGCTCCTCCCTCAGGCCTGAGCCCCAGGACACTGGTGACAGTCCCCACACTAAgacacacccaccccaccccaccctacccaGGGCTTGTTGCTGCCTCACCCCAGGACCTGGAACAGCGCCCACCACCCCCTGACCCAGGTGACTCCAAAACATGACCTGGGCCCCGGCCACAGCACCCAGGCGGCCTCCCAGTAACTCGTGGGGGCGCCCATACAGGGGTACTTGCCAGCTGGCTTTGGGTTGAGGGCCTGCCCTGTCCCTACCTCCCCTAATCCTTAAACCCAGGTTCCTGGGGACACCTCCCAGGATAACCAGCTCCCATCACTGCCCTCGGCCGGCTCCAGGGACCACCTGCTCGGGGCCAGTCACACACGCACTCACTCACTCCATCCCCCACAGTCAGTAGAACAAACCCTGCGCTCAGTGCCAGCCTGGAGCATCCCTGAGCCCTGGGAACCCAGAAGCCTCTGGACTTGGGCTCATCTGGACCAGGCTGGGgtaagaagagggggagagggctcTGCTGAGGCAGGCAACCCCCAGAAGCTGCCCACACATGGGAACGGCCCACCGTCCCACCCAACCTGGCTGCGCCATGAGGTCAGAGCTACCCGCAGCACCTGTTATAGTGGCCCCCACCAGGAGAAGCCACCTTCCAAGGAGTTCTTGGGGCCGTATGCAGCAGTCTGCAGACCCATGGCCCTCTGGGAAAGGGCAGGTGACCCAAGCATCCCCGGTTCAGCCCCTAGCCGTGTGGCTCAGCTTCTGGTCAAATCTGTGCTAGCTAAGGCCTCAGAGGGGTCACAGCCTCTGACCTCTGCCTGCTTCCACTATAACAAGGTTCAGAGAGGTTCAGTGACTCTCCATGAGCCACACAGCCTCTCACAGAGGCGCTGGTGCTCAAACCACTTCCGTTTAAGGCACGATCTGCCCGGCCATCTGCCCCAGGGTACTCCACTGCCCACCTCACCGTGGGTCTGGGGAACTGAGGCCCGAGGAGGTGACAGTGGATgctgcttctgcctgggccaggaggcagggagccgGCGGTGGTGAGACCCCCCGGGGATGTGCTGGGAAGATGGCTCAGCCCCAAATCCCGGGGCCttccagggggagggggcaggggtgctCAGACGCCGGTGGGAGGCCGCCAGATCCCAGCCGGCAGGTTTGGGTGGCCTGGGGGCCTTGAGGGACGTCC from Lepus europaeus isolate LE1 chromosome 18, mLepTim1.pri, whole genome shotgun sequence encodes the following:
- the KCNJ12 gene encoding ATP-sensitive inward rectifier potassium channel 12, which encodes MTAASRANPYSIVSSEEDGLHLVTMSGANGFGNGKVHTRRRCRNRFVKKNGQCNIEFANMDEKSQRYLADMFTTCVDIRWRYMLLIFSLAFLASWLLFGVIFWVIAVAHGDLEPAESRGRTPCVLQVHGFMAAFLFSIETQTTIGYGLRCVTEECPVAVFMVVAQSIVGCIIDSFMIGAIMAKMARPKKRAQTLLFSHNAVVALRDGKLCLMWRVGNLRKSHIVEAHVRAQLIKPRVTEEGEYIPLDQIDIDVGFDKGLDRIFLVSPITILHEIDEASPLFGISRQDLETDDFEIVVILEGMVEATAMTTQARSSYLANEILWGHRFEPVLFEEKNQYKIDYSHFHKTYEVPSTPRCSAKDLVENKFLLPSASSFCYENELAFLSRDEEDEGDADPAGRSPQARHDFDRLQPSGGALEQRPYRRESEI